In Cryptomeria japonica chromosome 10, Sugi_1.0, whole genome shotgun sequence, a genomic segment contains:
- the LOC131076743 gene encoding uncharacterized protein LOC131076743 — MGLRGGSKGKKLGNDAFFCRSARYYFWIPMAILFSGFIYVMNELRTNGPCKINSYSSVMRYGQPENVWTGDLRTLDVAWNGLCFGSPPEKLRVAVFSKKWPVGGAPGGMERHALTLHTALARRGHEIHVYTVPADGSISGKKDMVQGGLHVHFVQNNLGRLNCSAAWENLARVGHVDVVHSESVALPHYRAKEVPNLAATWHGIGYEALHSELIQDLLRKPGESRSAEIEHSMGERLPRLLDEIRFFPSYKHHVPISDYAGEVLRNIYQIPSENVHIILNGVDEHKFRPDPALGAAFRAEFGVPSNATLVMGVAGRLVKDKGHPVLFQAFSEIRKAYKGVYLVIAGAGPWEERYKEFAPNAVVVGAMNPARLAAFYNALDVFLNPTLRPQGLDLTLLEAMQCGKPLLASRFPSITRSVIVSPDFGYTFHPNVGSLIKEIQAVIGDGPHELRRKGRSCRVYAARMFTASKMASAYERLFLCLKNESYCQYPLSFDCPDS, encoded by the coding sequence ATGGGTCTGAGAGGAGGAAGCAAAGGGAAAAAACTCGGCAACGATGCCTTCTTCTGCAGGTCTGCTCGATATTATTTCTGGATTCCCATGGCGATTCTCTTCTCTGGTTTCATATACGTCATGAACGAGCTCAGAACAAATGGGCCTTGCAAGATCAATTCATATTCTTCTGTGATGAGATATGGGCAACCGGAAAATGTGTGGACGGGAGATCTGAGAACACTCGATGTAGCCTGGAATGGACTCTGCTTTGGATCGCCCCCGGAAAAGCTGCGTGTGGCGGTGTTCTCAAAGAAGTGGCCCGTCGGAGGAGCGCCGGGGGGAATGGAGCGTCACGCTCTGACATTACACACGGCTCTCGCCCGCAGGGGCCACGAAATCCACGTGTACACAGTCCCCGCCGACGGGAGCATTTCCGGCAAAAAGGATATGGTTCAAGGGGGCCTGCACGTCCATTTTGTGCAGAACAATTTGGGGCGGCTGAATTGCTCGGCAGCGTGGGAGAACCTGGCGAGAGTCGGCCACGTGGACGTCGTTCACTCAGAGAGCGTAGCGTTGCCCCACTACAGAGCCAAGGAAGTCCCCAACCTCGCGGCCACGTGGCACGGAATCGGGTACGAGGCTCTGCACTCGGAGCTCATTCAGGACCTTCTCAGAAAGCCCGGGGAGAGCCGGTCGGCGGAAATAGAGCACTCCATGGGCGAGCGCCTCCCGAGACTTCTCGACGAGATCAGATTTTTCCCCAGTTATAAACACCATGTCCCCATCAGCGACTACGCCGGCGAGGTCCTCCGGAACATATACCAGATTCCCTCGGAAAACGTTCACATTATTCTCAATGGCGTCGACGAGCACAAATTCAGGCCGGATCCGGCCCTGGGAGCCGCCTTCCGGGCCGAATTCGGCGTGCCCTCCAACGCAACTCTGGTGATGGGTGTTGCGGGAAGACTGGTTAAAGATAAAGGGCATCCAGTTCTTTTCCAGGCGTTTTCCGAGATCAGAAAAGCTTACAAAGGCGTGTACTTGGTGATTGCGGGCGCAGGTCCATGGGAGGAGAGGTATAAGGAGTTTGCGCCCAATGCGGTTGTGGTGGGCGCCATGAATCCTGCACGCTTGGCGGCTTTTTACAATGCGTTGGATGTGTTTTTGAATCCGACGCTGCGGCCTCAAGGCCTCGATCTTACCCTTCTGGAGGCCATGCAATGCGGGAAGCCTCTGCTCGCCAGCCGTTTTCCCAGCATCACCAGAAGCGTTATTGTGAGCCCCGATTTCGGGTACACTTTTCATCCGAACGTGGGGTCCCTGATAAAGGAGATCCAGGCCGTTATTGGCGATGGTCCACACGAGCTCCGGAGGAAAGGGCGCAGTTGCAGAGTTTATGCCGCCCGCATGTTCACTGCCTCCAAGATGGCTTCCGCTTATGAACGCCTCTTTCTCTGCTTGAAAAATGAGTCCTACTGTCAGTATCCATTGTCATTCGATTGCCCCGACTCATGA